GTGGTACTGACGATACTGGAGTTGATTGCTTCTCATATGGGGTTAGGGAAAGGTTTTGGaggaaaaataacaaaaaagatTTAGAACTTGAAGATTCAATACAAAACAGCAGGTTGCACATCTTTCTTCCAGATGAcgtgttggaaatgtgtttagTGAGACTACCATTGACCAGTCTTATGAATGCACGCCTTGTATGCAAGAAGTGGAGATACTTGACCACCTCTCCTCGTTTTTTGAAGATGAGACGAGATGGTTTGTATCAGAGTCCATGGCTGTTTCTGTTTGGGGCTGTTAAAGATGGCTATTGTTCTGGGGAGATACATGCATTGGATGTATCACAGGACCAATGGCATAGGATTGATTCTGATATTCTAAAAGGAAGGTTTATGTTCTCTGTTGCTAGCATCCAGGATGATATTTATATTGTTGGAGGTTGTTCTAGCTTGACACACTTTGGGAGAGTGGATAGGAGCTCGTTCAAAACTCACAAAGGGGTCCTGGTGTTTAGCCCTTTAACAAAATCTTGGCACAAAGTTGCTTCCATGAGGTATGCAAGATCAATGCCTATTTTGGGAATTTCTGAGGTTAGCTCTGATTTTTCAGTTGTTCATGGTCATCAGCATCGGCAAGAAAGGCGCTTTCCCAGGTCTCGAATGGGTGGGGTATCAGATGTTTATGAGGATCCTCATCGTCTTTCACTAAGACGTCAGTACAGAAATGCTTTTGATGAAAGCGATGCATCATTGTTTTGCGGCAGAAAGTCGCACAAGTTCATCGGGCAAAAAAATGATCAGCAAAATTCCAAGGGTTGTAAAAGGTTTGTATTGGTTGCTGTAGGAGGTCTTGGATCTTGGGATGAGCCTCTGGATTCTGGAGAAATTTATGATCCCATATCAAATAAGTGGACAGAAATCCAGAAGTTGCCAATAGATTTCGGGGTGGTCTGTTCTGGGGTTATATGTAATGGGATCTTTTATGTTTATTCAGAGACAGACAAGCTCATGGGATATGACATAGAAAGGGGATTCTGGATAGGAATCCAAACCTTCCCATTCCCTCCCCGTGTTCATGAGTATTACCCCAAACTTGTATCTTGTAACGGTcgattattcatgctttcagtTTCTTGGTGTGAAGGAGATGGCCAAATAGGCCAGAGAAACAAGGCTGTTAGGAAATTATGGGAGCTAGATCTTATGTACCTTACGTGGACTGAAGTGTCAGTACATCCTGATGCCCCAATGGACTGGAATGCTGCATTTGTTGCAGACAAAAACCTTATATTTGGGGTGGAAATGTTCAAAATCTTTGGTCAAGTGTTGGATTTCCTGACTGTATGTGACGTTTCAGACACAGAGACTAACTGGAGTCATATTTCAAGGAATCACATGACACATGAATTGGATGCTTCTTCATGTATTACTAAATCTCTAGCTGTGCTACATCTGTGAAGTTCTTGGTGAATATTCTGATTTGTGcagaaaattttagaaattttatttatcacaTGAGGAGATTTTGAGCATAGATTGTCAGTCTGAATTTCATTCTTTGGACATAATGAGTTTGCATCTGGCAGTTTGTTCTGTCTATTTTATTCAGTGCTGTTCATAAATTTATCCTGTATTCCTAATCTTACTTTCTTTCTTATGTTGCATTAATAATGAATTCATATGTTTTTCATCCAGTTTGATGGTTTATTCATTAGATAGATcagcaactttttcttttctttttattttttatattgttttgtttGTGGGTGGGGTGTTGTTCACTTGGAAGGTTTGAAGAATGCTGTACTACCATTGGAGACCATGATGCTAGCAGTATAGACAAATGGTTTTGGATGCTTCTCTGTGTTTGACTCCCTGAAGCAGGTCGTTTTCCATGTAAATAGGACGTGCTATTTGTCATTCTCAGTATTACGTAATCAGTCCCATCTATTAAtgtttttttaatgatattatcTCATTTAGTGGTGTGTTCAACACACACATAATTCCTTCTGGTGTGTCAAGTTACAGTATGCCATGATGCATTAATGATCTGAAGACATGTAGCTGATAGAAGAAATGTGGAAGAAAGGAGGTTTAAGTGGCCGTGGCACGGTTTGAATAAAACCAACCAAACCGACTGATTAAAAAATCCAACTCCATACATcagtttaaattt
The sequence above is a segment of the Manihot esculenta cultivar AM560-2 chromosome 5, M.esculenta_v8, whole genome shotgun sequence genome. Coding sequences within it:
- the LOC110615852 gene encoding F-box/kelch-repeat protein At5g42360, with protein sequence MSMNGMFSEGLTGEASLNRDFEALSVSQRLVRSVSQKLRKKNNRCEGEEEDNVRGVSVKCLTLYGRGDGCKVGADTGEEYGDPSSRRRLSSASEEGKGYKPICGTDDTGVDCFSYGVRERFWRKNNKKDLELEDSIQNSRLHIFLPDDVLEMCLVRLPLTSLMNARLVCKKWRYLTTSPRFLKMRRDGLYQSPWLFLFGAVKDGYCSGEIHALDVSQDQWHRIDSDILKGRFMFSVASIQDDIYIVGGCSSLTHFGRVDRSSFKTHKGVLVFSPLTKSWHKVASMRYARSMPILGISEVSSDFSVVHGHQHRQERRFPRSRMGGVSDVYEDPHRLSLRRQYRNAFDESDASLFCGRKSHKFIGQKNDQQNSKGCKRFVLVAVGGLGSWDEPLDSGEIYDPISNKWTEIQKLPIDFGVVCSGVICNGIFYVYSETDKLMGYDIERGFWIGIQTFPFPPRVHEYYPKLVSCNGRLFMLSVSWCEGDGQIGQRNKAVRKLWELDLMYLTWTEVSVHPDAPMDWNAAFVADKNLIFGVEMFKIFGQVLDFLTVCDVSDTETNWSHISRNHMTHELDASSCITKSLAVLHL